The proteins below come from a single Octopus sinensis linkage group LG10, ASM634580v1, whole genome shotgun sequence genomic window:
- the LOC115216196 gene encoding uncharacterized protein LOC115216196 codes for MNLPEQNPAANIDMAFQAAISLKIPPFWTHDPTLWFHHIEAQFASHRISSDAARLSHVISSLSPEITNVIRDLIMAPPGSVSYEVFKTTLINRTSESQQKRLHQLLISEELGDKTPSQLLRRMKQLLGDETLPEKIFKQLFLQRLPSNTQVVLASTRENTSLEELAELADKIAEVPHRYPTVSTVTPAAPSTNPFRAQTSSSEISDLRALMTQQAAQIQILTAQIQALKFSPQRRSTSRSRRDGRRSRSPSATRNSHDTCWYHRTFGTRAQKCTVPCSFSSPSSGNGTARN; via the coding sequence ATGAATCTCCCGGAACAAAACCCAGCGGCCAACATCGACATGGCATTCCAAGCGGCGATCTCGTTAAAAATTCCACCATTCTGGACCCACGACCCGACATTGTGGTTTCACCATATAGAGGCACAGTTTGCCTCTCACAGAATATCGAGTGATGCGGCTCGACTTTCTCACGTTATCAGTTCTCTGTCACCAGAAATAACGAATGTGATACGCGACCTTATCATGGCACCACCCGGTTCTGTTTCATATGAAGTTTTTAAAACCACGTTAATAAACAGAACCTCAGAATCCCAACAAAAAAGACTTCACCAGCTTCTGATATCGGAAGAATTGGGTGACAAAACGCCGTCCCAGCTTCTTCGGAGAATGAAACAGCTTCTCGGAGATGAGACACTCCCAGAAAAAATCTTCAAGCAACTTTTTCTCCAGCGTCTGCCCTCCAATACCCAGGTTGTTCTCGCGTCCACCAGAGAAAACACATCCCTTGAAGAACTGGCGGAGCTAGCTGACAAAATAGCCGAAGTACCGCACAGATATCCAACGGTATCGACGGTGACGCCAGCCGCTCCCAGTACCAATCCTTTCCGTGCACAAACCAGTTCTTCAGAGATTTCGGATTTGCGTGCATTAATGACGCAGCAAGCTGCGCAAATACAAATTCTCACAGCCCAAATACAAGCCCTAAAGTTTAGTCCCCAGCGTCGAAGCACCAGCCGATCTCGACGAGATGGCAGACGGTCTCGAAGCCCCAGTGCTACCCGAAACTCACATGACACGTGTTGGTACCACCGAACATTCGGAACACGGGCACAAAAATGTACGGTACCGTGCTCGTTTTCCTCACCCAGTTCGGGAAACGGCACAGCCAGGAATTGA